A single window of Gossypium arboreum isolate Shixiya-1 chromosome 13, ASM2569848v2, whole genome shotgun sequence DNA harbors:
- the LOC108463249 gene encoding uncharacterized protein LOC108463249 isoform X2, translated as MVKLVHLHYSPSFHFQPLNSLKTNQKSRSAAAIPSKQLSLAPSFCSCCGRRHFIEAATAVFLPISPSKSNASTSHSDHYLDLLNRIHPPRPDWYEEFYASVMDTSMKPYEAKIAGYKSQLLEKLKGKAKRVLEIGIGTGPNLEYYAGDNEVQVFGLDPNKKMEKYARAAATAVGLPSKNFHFIEAVAEAVPLDDSSVDAVVGTLVLCSVQDVNMALKEVKRVLKPGGLFLFIEHVAAEVL; from the exons ATGGTGAAACTGGTTCACCTCCATTATTCTCCTAGTTTCCATTTTCAACCTCTCAACTCCTTAAAAACTAACCAAAAGAGCCGCTCAGCTGCAGCTATTCCCAGCAAACAGCTATCCCTTGCCCCCAGTTTCTGTTCCTGTTGTGGAAGAAGACATTTCATTGAAGCTGCCACTGCAGTTTTTCTTCCAATTTCCCCTTCCAAATCCAATGCCTCCACTTCACACTCTGATCATTACTTG GATTTGCTCAACAGGATTCACCCTCCAAGGCCCGATTGGTATGAAGAGTTTTATGCCTCGGTTATGGACACAAGCATGAAACCTTATGAGGCCAAA ATTGCAGGTTACAAGTCACAACTTTTAGAGAAACTAAAGGGAAAGGCCAAAAGGGTACTGGAGATTGGGATTGGGACGGGTCCCAACCTTGAGTACTATGCTGGTGATAATGAGGTCCAAGTTTTTGGCTTGGATCCTAACAAGAAGATGGAGAAGTATGCTCGAGCAGCGGCCACCGCAGTCGGTTTACCGTCGAAGAATTTTCATTTCATAGAAGCT GTTGCAGAGGCTGTTCCACTAGATGATTCATCTGTTGATGCAGTTGTTGGTACACTTGTATTATGTTCTGTCCAAGATGTTAACATGGCACTTAAAG AGGTGAAAAGGGTGTTGAAACCAGGAGGACTTTTCCTGTTTATCGAACATGTTGCTGCCGAAG TGTTGTAA
- the LOC108463249 gene encoding uncharacterized protein LOC108463249 isoform X1: MVKLVHLHYSPSFHFQPLNSLKTNQKSRSAAAIPSKQLSLAPSFCSCCGRRHFIEAATAVFLPISPSKSNASTSHSDHYLDLLNRIHPPRPDWYEEFYASVMDTSMKPYEAKIAGYKSQLLEKLKGKAKRVLEIGIGTGPNLEYYAGDNEVQVFGLDPNKKMEKYARAAATAVGLPSKNFHFIEAVAEAVPLDDSSVDAVVGTLVLCSVQDVNMALKEVKRVLKPGGLFLFIEHVAAEDGTSLRLWQTLVDPLQQAVADGCHLTRETGKYISSSGFSSLELSMASLYNAPFSLITPHVYGVACN; the protein is encoded by the exons ATGGTGAAACTGGTTCACCTCCATTATTCTCCTAGTTTCCATTTTCAACCTCTCAACTCCTTAAAAACTAACCAAAAGAGCCGCTCAGCTGCAGCTATTCCCAGCAAACAGCTATCCCTTGCCCCCAGTTTCTGTTCCTGTTGTGGAAGAAGACATTTCATTGAAGCTGCCACTGCAGTTTTTCTTCCAATTTCCCCTTCCAAATCCAATGCCTCCACTTCACACTCTGATCATTACTTG GATTTGCTCAACAGGATTCACCCTCCAAGGCCCGATTGGTATGAAGAGTTTTATGCCTCGGTTATGGACACAAGCATGAAACCTTATGAGGCCAAA ATTGCAGGTTACAAGTCACAACTTTTAGAGAAACTAAAGGGAAAGGCCAAAAGGGTACTGGAGATTGGGATTGGGACGGGTCCCAACCTTGAGTACTATGCTGGTGATAATGAGGTCCAAGTTTTTGGCTTGGATCCTAACAAGAAGATGGAGAAGTATGCTCGAGCAGCGGCCACCGCAGTCGGTTTACCGTCGAAGAATTTTCATTTCATAGAAGCT GTTGCAGAGGCTGTTCCACTAGATGATTCATCTGTTGATGCAGTTGTTGGTACACTTGTATTATGTTCTGTCCAAGATGTTAACATGGCACTTAAAG AGGTGAAAAGGGTGTTGAAACCAGGAGGACTTTTCCTGTTTATCGAACATGTTGCTGCCGAAG ATGGAACAAGTCTGAGGTTGTGGCAGACACTAGTTGATCCATTGCAACAGGCAGTTGCGGATGGATGTCACCTTACCAGAGAAACCGGGAAATATATATCCTCATCAGGGTTTTCAAGTTTGGAACTAAGCATGGCTTCTTTGTACAATGCTCCCTTCTCATTAATAACTCCACATGTCTATGGAGTTGCTTGCAACTAA